The following are encoded together in the Flavobacterium haoranii genome:
- a CDS encoding nucleoside deaminase gives MENIFTDEYFMKKALAEAENAFEKGEIPVGAVIVIDNKVIARSHNLTELLNDVTAHAEMQAITSAANYLGGKYLKDCTLYVTLEPCQMCAGALYWSQISKIVYGASDENRGFSKLGTQLHPKTQVVSGVLENECSLLMRAFFRTKR, from the coding sequence ATGGAAAACATTTTCACAGACGAATATTTTATGAAAAAGGCTTTAGCCGAAGCTGAAAACGCTTTTGAAAAGGGTGAAATTCCTGTTGGAGCTGTAATTGTAATCGACAATAAAGTCATAGCAAGAAGTCATAATCTTACAGAACTTTTGAATGATGTTACCGCTCATGCCGAAATGCAAGCCATAACGAGTGCTGCTAATTATTTGGGCGGAAAATATCTAAAAGACTGCACGCTATATGTAACATTAGAACCATGTCAAATGTGTGCTGGAGCGTTATATTGGAGTCAAATTTCAAAAATTGTTTACGGCGCTTCCGATGAAAATAGAGGTTTTTCAAAACTAGGAACTCAATTACATCCTAAAACACAGGTAGTTAGTGGCGTACTAGAAAATGAATGTTCTTTATTGATGCGTGCTTTTTTTAGAACGAAAAGGTAA
- the pbpC gene encoding penicillin-binding protein 1C, producing the protein MFLNRFWQYIKRNKIKTTTGIILVVVYYFSLPKVLFKNDYATVIESKEGQLLGAKIADDGQWRFPESDSIPHKFKTCIVAFEDQHFYKHFGFNPISMYHAFLQNRKANKVVRGGSTLTQQVIRLHRENQKRSYFEKFIEIILATRLEFRCSKDEILGLYAAHAPFGSNVVGLEMASWRYFGLQPHQLSWAEAATLAVLPNAPSLIYPGKNQQRLLDKRNRLLKKLWQDKIIDKETYELALLENLPQKPFDVPQIAPHLLQKTAKEHKGQKIKTTLSIYHQERVNDIVKQYYNLYKQNEVYNIAVLVVDVKTRNIISYVGNSPTDKNHQKDVDIIEAPRSTGSILKPFLYASMLDDGDILPESLIPDIPTQISGYSPQNYNLTYDGAVPANRALARSLNIPAVLMLQEYSVNKFYEQLQNLKLRNVNRQPSNYGLSLILGGAETNLWDLCRAYSFMSGTVNHFTATQDEYRTNELANLNYNWDEKVNFGKSVQNKNIWNVGAIWETFEAMKEVNRPEGDEAWQFYDSSIEIAWKTGTSFGGRDAWAVGVNKDYVIGVWVGNATGEGRPLLTGVESAAPILFDVFRIFPRSKWFETPYNDLEEVSICKNSGFLATNTCPGELKWVPKTAKKSKNCPYHKLIHLDQTKQYRVNSSCEAIENMVTNSWFVLPPVMEWYYKKKNIDYKPLPPFKENCENNDVSKKMDFIYPTSFTKIILTKNFEGNTQPTIFKVAHSNQEEELFWYLNKKYLGSTKTFHEMAIIASSGIYTITVIDQEGTEIKRKVEIEK; encoded by the coding sequence ATGTTTTTAAATCGCTTTTGGCAATACATAAAACGTAATAAAATAAAAACTACCACAGGAATTATTCTTGTGGTAGTTTATTATTTTTCGTTACCAAAAGTCTTGTTTAAAAACGATTATGCAACTGTAATTGAAAGTAAAGAAGGGCAACTTTTAGGCGCAAAAATTGCAGATGATGGTCAGTGGCGATTTCCAGAAAGTGATAGTATTCCACATAAATTTAAAACATGTATTGTAGCTTTTGAAGACCAACATTTCTACAAGCATTTTGGCTTCAACCCTATTTCAATGTACCACGCTTTTTTACAAAATAGAAAAGCCAATAAAGTAGTTCGAGGTGGAAGTACGTTGACACAACAAGTAATTCGATTACATCGAGAAAATCAAAAAAGAAGCTATTTCGAGAAATTCATAGAAATAATTCTGGCGACTCGTTTGGAGTTTCGATGCAGTAAAGATGAAATTTTAGGATTATATGCCGCACATGCTCCTTTTGGAAGTAATGTTGTAGGATTAGAAATGGCATCTTGGCGTTATTTCGGATTACAACCACATCAATTATCATGGGCAGAAGCTGCTACTTTAGCCGTTCTACCTAACGCGCCTAGTTTAATTTATCCAGGTAAGAATCAACAACGATTATTAGATAAAAGAAACCGATTGTTAAAGAAACTTTGGCAAGACAAGATAATTGATAAAGAAACTTATGAGTTGGCTTTATTAGAAAATTTGCCTCAAAAACCCTTCGATGTTCCACAAATTGCTCCGCATCTTTTACAAAAAACTGCAAAAGAACATAAAGGCCAAAAAATAAAAACAACACTATCAATTTATCATCAAGAGCGCGTAAATGATATTGTAAAACAATATTACAATTTGTACAAACAAAATGAAGTGTACAATATTGCGGTTCTTGTAGTTGATGTAAAAACTCGAAATATTATTTCATATGTTGGGAATAGCCCAACCGATAAAAATCATCAAAAAGATGTTGACATAATTGAAGCACCAAGAAGCACTGGAAGTATTTTAAAACCTTTTTTGTATGCTTCTATGCTTGATGATGGTGATATTTTACCTGAATCATTAATTCCAGATATTCCAACACAAATTTCGGGTTATTCGCCACAAAATTATAACCTAACATATGACGGAGCTGTTCCTGCAAATAGAGCTTTAGCGCGTTCTTTGAATATTCCAGCAGTTTTGATGCTTCAAGAATATTCTGTAAATAAATTTTATGAGCAATTACAGAATTTAAAATTACGCAATGTGAATCGCCAACCTTCAAATTATGGTTTGTCGCTTATTTTAGGCGGTGCTGAAACCAATTTATGGGATTTGTGCCGTGCGTATTCATTTATGTCAGGAACTGTTAATCATTTTACTGCTACCCAAGATGAATATCGAACCAATGAATTGGCTAATTTGAATTATAATTGGGATGAAAAAGTAAATTTTGGAAAATCTGTTCAAAATAAAAACATTTGGAATGTTGGTGCCATTTGGGAAACGTTTGAGGCTATGAAAGAAGTAAACCGACCAGAAGGAGACGAAGCATGGCAATTTTATGATTCATCTATTGAAATTGCTTGGAAAACAGGAACAAGTTTTGGTGGAAGAGATGCTTGGGCTGTTGGCGTAAACAAAGATTATGTAATTGGTGTTTGGGTTGGAAATGCCACTGGAGAAGGAAGGCCTTTATTAACTGGTGTTGAAAGTGCAGCTCCTATTCTATTTGATGTTTTTAGAATTTTCCCTAGAAGTAAATGGTTTGAAACACCTTATAACGATTTAGAAGAAGTTAGTATTTGTAAAAACTCAGGATTTTTAGCAACTAATACTTGTCCAGGTGAACTAAAATGGGTTCCAAAAACAGCTAAAAAATCGAAAAACTGTCCGTACCACAAATTGATTCATTTGGATCAAACCAAACAATATCGTGTAAATAGTAGCTGTGAAGCTATTGAAAATATGGTTACCAATTCTTGGTTTGTGCTTCCTCCAGTGATGGAATGGTATTACAAGAAAAAAAATATCGATTACAAACCACTTCCACCATTTAAAGAAAACTGTGAAAATAATGATGTAAGCAAAAAAATGGACTTCATTTATCCTACAAGTTTTACCAAAATCATTTTAACTAAAAACTTTGAAGGCAATACGCAACCCACTATCTTTAAAGTAGCGCATTCTAATCAAGAGGAAGAGCTTTTTTGGTACTTAAATAAAAAATACTTAGGAAGTACTAAAACCTTTCATGAAATGGCTATAATAGCTTCTTCAGGAATTTATACAATTACAGTTATAGATCAAGAAGGTACTGAAATTAAAAGAAAAGTTGAAATTGAGAAATAA
- the rplU gene encoding 50S ribosomal protein L21 has translation MYAIVEIAGQQFKVSKDQKVFVHRLAENEGNKVSFDRVLLLDDNGTVTLGAPAIEGASVEAKVLQHLKGDKVIVFKKKRRKGYKKKNGHRQSLTQIIIEGIVASGAPKKAAKKEASKAEAPAKTSKKGDDLKKIEGIGPKAAEVLVAAGIDTFAKLAEASADKVKEVLDAAEAKVQHLDPTTWAQQAQLAADGKWDELQKLQDELNGGRAV, from the coding sequence ATGTACGCAATCGTAGAGATAGCAGGGCAACAATTTAAAGTAAGCAAAGACCAAAAAGTTTTTGTACACCGTTTAGCAGAGAACGAAGGAAATAAAGTTTCTTTTGACCGCGTTCTTTTATTAGACGATAATGGTACAGTAACTTTAGGCGCCCCAGCTATAGAAGGTGCTTCTGTAGAAGCTAAAGTGTTACAACACTTAAAAGGTGACAAAGTAATCGTTTTCAAAAAGAAAAGAAGAAAAGGTTACAAAAAGAAAAATGGTCACAGACAATCTTTAACTCAAATCATTATTGAAGGTATTGTAGCTTCAGGTGCTCCTAAAAAAGCAGCTAAGAAAGAAGCTTCAAAAGCTGAAGCTCCAGCGAAAACTTCAAAAAAAGGTGACGATTTAAAGAAAATCGAAGGAATCGGTCCTAAAGCTGCTGAAGTATTAGTTGCTGCAGGTATTGACACATTTGCTAAATTAGCTGAAGCTTCTGCTGACAAAGTAAAAGAAGTATTAGATGCTGCTGAAGCAAAAGTTCAACATTTAGATCCTACTACTTGGGCGCAACAAGCACAATTAGCTGCTGATGGTAAATGGGATGAATTACAAAAATTACAAGATGAATTAAACGGCGGTAGAGCAGTTTAA
- the mutY gene encoding A/G-specific adenine glycosylase encodes MEFSKALISWYLQNKRDLPWRNTKNPYYIWLSEIILQQTRVAQGLPYYLKFTETFPTVQTLANADEEEVLKLWQGLGYYSRARNLHQTAKNISQNKNGKFPDNYLELKKLKGVGDYTAAAIASFSYQENIAVVDGNVYRVLARYFGLDHDISQPKTKKIFQELADNLLPKGKASEFNQAIMEFGALQCIPKNPDCETCIFNNSCFALQHKKVDQLPVKLKKIKVTNRYLNFVVVKDISGNFTLEKRSENDIWKNLHQFPLIESSTKDSLEKTIQNIKIKYKVENIKLFNEKEIIHKLSHQKLHIHFFEITLETNIENSITFSELLTKPFPIVIHNFIEANYLN; translated from the coding sequence ATGGAATTTTCTAAAGCATTAATTAGTTGGTATTTACAAAATAAACGAGATTTACCTTGGCGAAACACTAAAAACCCATATTACATTTGGCTTTCAGAAATCATTTTACAACAAACAAGAGTTGCACAAGGACTGCCCTATTATTTAAAATTTACAGAAACATTCCCTACTGTTCAAACTCTTGCAAATGCTGACGAAGAAGAGGTTTTAAAACTCTGGCAAGGCTTAGGTTATTATTCTAGAGCAAGAAATCTACATCAAACTGCAAAGAATATTTCACAAAATAAAAACGGAAAATTTCCCGATAATTATTTAGAACTAAAAAAACTAAAAGGTGTGGGCGACTATACAGCTGCCGCAATAGCTTCTTTTTCATATCAAGAAAATATAGCAGTTGTTGATGGAAATGTGTATCGTGTTTTGGCACGATATTTTGGCCTTGATCATGATATTTCGCAACCTAAAACCAAAAAAATATTTCAAGAACTTGCCGACAATTTACTTCCAAAAGGAAAAGCAAGCGAGTTTAATCAAGCCATTATGGAATTTGGCGCTTTACAATGTATTCCAAAAAATCCAGATTGCGAAACTTGCATTTTCAACAACAGTTGTTTTGCATTACAACATAAAAAAGTAGATCAATTACCTGTAAAACTTAAAAAAATTAAAGTAACTAACAGGTATTTAAACTTTGTTGTAGTAAAAGATATTAGTGGAAATTTTACCTTAGAAAAAAGATCTGAAAATGACATTTGGAAAAACTTACATCAATTTCCTTTAATTGAATCATCAACAAAAGATTCACTTGAAAAAACAATTCAAAATATTAAAATAAAATACAAAGTAGAAAACATTAAACTTTTTAACGAAAAAGAAATAATTCATAAATTATCGCATCAAAAATTACATATTCATTTTTTTGAGATTACTTTGGAAACAAATATAGAAAACAGCATTACTTTTAGTGAACTTCTCACAAAGCCTTTCCCTATTGTAATTCACAATTTTATTGAGGCTAATTATTTGAATTGA
- a CDS encoding Rne/Rng family ribonuclease codes for MNKELIIRSGSDAVDFALLKDGKLIELHKEEEKGAKFQVGDIFIAKIRKPVPGLNAAFVNLGYEKDAFLHYHDLGPNLASLLKFIKLVSAGKLKDYSLKNFPFEAEIDKDGAIADVLSANQSVLVQIVKEPISTKGPRISSEISLAGRYVVLVPFSDRVSVSQKITSKEEKERLKRLVQSIKPKGFGVIVRTVAEGKKVAELDRDLQNLFERWSAMCKRLQTAHHPSKVLGELNKVSSILRDVFNDTFTGIHVDDEELYLQTKDYLQEIAPDKVSIVKHYQSKELPLFEKYHIERQIKTSFGRTVSMPKGAYLIIEHTEALHVVDVNSGNRSNKAQSQEETALEVNMIAAAEIARQLRLRDMGGIIVVDFIDMQNAENRKQLYDFLKEEMSDDKAKHKILPPSKFGLIQITRQRVRPEVAIKTREENPNNENGEIEAPIVIIDKITDNVERILKDHKKVVLNTHPFVAAYLEKGFPSVRMKWFIEHKKWVKIIPRDAYTYLEYHFFDKEGNEIK; via the coding sequence ATGAACAAAGAATTAATTATTCGTTCAGGTTCTGATGCAGTAGATTTTGCCTTATTAAAAGATGGAAAACTAATTGAATTACATAAGGAAGAAGAAAAAGGAGCAAAGTTCCAGGTAGGCGATATTTTTATTGCAAAAATTAGAAAACCAGTACCAGGATTAAATGCTGCTTTTGTGAACCTTGGTTATGAGAAAGATGCATTTTTACATTACCATGATTTAGGTCCAAATTTAGCTTCTTTATTAAAATTCATTAAACTTGTAAGCGCAGGTAAATTAAAAGATTATTCACTCAAAAATTTTCCTTTTGAAGCTGAAATTGATAAAGATGGTGCTATAGCCGATGTGCTAAGTGCAAATCAATCAGTTTTAGTACAAATTGTTAAAGAGCCTATTTCAACAAAAGGACCGCGAATTAGTTCTGAAATTTCATTAGCAGGACGTTATGTGGTTTTAGTTCCGTTTTCTGATAGAGTGTCGGTTTCACAAAAAATCACTTCTAAAGAAGAAAAAGAGCGCTTAAAAAGATTGGTTCAATCTATTAAACCAAAAGGATTTGGGGTTATTGTTCGCACAGTAGCCGAAGGCAAAAAAGTTGCAGAGCTTGATCGCGATTTACAAAATTTATTTGAACGCTGGTCGGCCATGTGCAAAAGACTACAAACTGCTCATCACCCATCAAAAGTATTAGGAGAGTTAAATAAAGTATCTTCTATATTAAGAGATGTATTTAATGATACCTTTACGGGTATTCATGTAGACGACGAGGAGTTGTATCTACAAACGAAGGACTATTTGCAAGAAATAGCTCCGGATAAAGTGTCTATCGTAAAACACTATCAAAGTAAAGAATTACCTCTTTTTGAGAAATATCATATCGAAAGACAAATTAAAACCTCTTTTGGTAGAACTGTTTCAATGCCCAAAGGAGCTTATTTAATTATTGAACATACCGAAGCATTACATGTTGTAGATGTAAATAGCGGTAATCGATCAAACAAAGCTCAAAGTCAGGAAGAAACTGCTCTAGAAGTAAATATGATTGCAGCTGCTGAGATAGCAAGACAATTGCGTTTACGTGATATGGGAGGAATTATTGTTGTTGATTTCATAGATATGCAAAATGCTGAAAATAGAAAGCAATTGTATGATTTCTTGAAAGAAGAAATGAGTGACGATAAGGCTAAGCATAAAATCTTGCCTCCTAGTAAATTTGGATTAATTCAAATTACTAGACAACGCGTTAGACCAGAAGTGGCTATAAAAACTAGGGAAGAAAACCCAAATAATGAAAATGGGGAAATTGAAGCTCCAATTGTAATTATAGACAAAATAACTGATAACGTTGAAAGAATTTTAAAAGACCATAAGAAAGTTGTGCTTAACACACATCCTTTTGTGGCAGCATACCTTGAAAAAGGTTTTCCATCAGTTCGTATGAAGTGGTTCATCGAACATAAAAAATGGGTGAAAATTATACCTCGTGACGCTTACACGTATTTAGAATACCATTTCTTTGACAAAGAAGGAAATGAAATTAAATAA
- a CDS encoding HU family DNA-binding protein produces MTKADIVAKISEKLGLEKSDVQATVESFMEEVKNSLETGDNVYLRGFGSFIIKTRAEKTGRNISKNTTIKIPAHNIPAFKPAKVFVEGVKTKTEVTV; encoded by the coding sequence ATGACGAAAGCTGATATCGTAGCGAAAATTTCTGAGAAATTAGGTCTTGAAAAATCTGATGTTCAAGCAACTGTGGAGTCTTTTATGGAAGAAGTAAAAAACTCATTAGAAACAGGAGATAATGTTTACTTAAGAGGTTTTGGTAGTTTTATTATTAAAACTAGAGCTGAAAAAACTGGAAGAAACATCTCTAAAAATACAACGATTAAAATTCCTGCACACAACATTCCAGCTTTTAAACCAGCAAAAGTATTTGTTGAAGGTGTGAAAACAAAAACTGAAGTTACAGTATAA
- a CDS encoding 1-deoxy-D-xylulose-5-phosphate synthase, with protein sequence MQSKLLDKINFPSELRQLGINQLPQVAQELRDFIIDIVSQKGGHLGASLGVVELTIALHYVFNTPEDLLIWDVGHQAYGHKILTGRKDIFHKNREQDGISGFPKRSESEYDAFGVGHSSTSISAALGMAIASKLKGDFDKQHIAVIGDASLASGMAFEGLNHAGVTDANLLVILNDNAIGIDPSVGALKDYLTAVKEGKNPRANNIIKSLNFDYSGPIDGHDLPKLISELERLKNIKGPKFLHVITTKGKGLQLAEEDQVKYHAPGKFEAKTGKIYPSNQENLPPKYQDVFGHTLVELAEKNLKIIGITPAMPTGSSMKFMMEKFPDRALDVGIAEQHAVTLAAGMATQGMTVFCNIYSTFLQRAYDQVIHDVALQNLPVIFCLDRAGFVGEDGATHHGVFDIAYLSCIPNIIISAPINEIELRNLMYTAQLGLEHPIAIRYPRGRGEIVNWQQPFEAIEIGKAICLQKRGTKAILSTGTIGNNVTKALNSISNNNFSHYHFPFIKPLDEVVLLDIFNEYEEIITIEDGTIIGGFGSLVANFYEQKGLVIKISKLGIPDFFIEQATVNEQQQIAGIDVITLQKFFSE encoded by the coding sequence ATGCAATCAAAATTACTAGACAAAATAAATTTTCCTTCCGAATTAAGACAACTTGGAATAAATCAATTACCGCAAGTTGCTCAAGAATTGCGTGACTTTATCATCGATATAGTTTCACAAAAAGGTGGTCATTTGGGCGCTAGCTTAGGAGTGGTTGAATTAACAATTGCATTGCACTATGTTTTTAATACGCCTGAAGATTTATTGATTTGGGATGTTGGTCACCAAGCATACGGGCATAAAATTTTAACCGGCCGAAAAGATATATTTCATAAGAATAGGGAACAAGATGGAATTTCTGGTTTTCCTAAACGAAGTGAAAGTGAGTATGATGCTTTTGGTGTTGGACATTCGTCTACTTCAATTTCTGCTGCTTTGGGAATGGCAATTGCTTCAAAACTAAAAGGAGATTTTGATAAACAACATATTGCAGTTATTGGCGACGCTTCATTAGCAAGCGGAATGGCTTTTGAAGGTCTAAATCACGCAGGTGTTACCGATGCTAATTTGTTAGTAATTTTAAATGATAACGCTATTGGAATTGATCCAAGTGTTGGTGCATTGAAAGATTATTTAACAGCTGTTAAAGAAGGAAAAAATCCAAGGGCAAACAACATCATAAAATCTTTAAATTTTGATTATTCGGGTCCTATTGACGGTCATGATTTACCAAAATTAATTTCCGAGTTAGAGCGATTAAAAAATATAAAAGGACCGAAGTTTTTACATGTGATTACTACCAAAGGAAAAGGCCTGCAATTAGCTGAAGAAGATCAAGTTAAATATCATGCGCCAGGTAAGTTTGAAGCTAAAACTGGGAAAATTTATCCAAGTAATCAAGAAAATTTGCCTCCAAAATATCAAGATGTTTTTGGGCACACTTTAGTAGAATTAGCAGAAAAAAACCTTAAAATTATTGGAATTACTCCAGCAATGCCAACAGGAAGTTCCATGAAATTTATGATGGAAAAATTTCCTGATAGAGCTTTGGATGTTGGAATTGCAGAACAGCACGCTGTTACTTTGGCTGCAGGGATGGCAACGCAAGGTATGACAGTTTTTTGCAATATTTATTCTACTTTTTTACAACGGGCATATGACCAAGTGATTCATGATGTAGCTTTGCAAAACCTGCCTGTTATTTTTTGTTTAGATAGAGCTGGATTTGTAGGAGAAGACGGAGCAACTCATCATGGTGTTTTCGATATTGCATATTTAAGTTGTATTCCAAATATTATAATTTCGGCACCTATAAATGAAATTGAATTGCGTAATTTAATGTATACTGCTCAATTAGGTTTAGAACATCCAATTGCAATTCGTTACCCGAGAGGAAGAGGCGAAATTGTAAATTGGCAACAACCATTTGAAGCAATTGAAATAGGCAAAGCTATTTGTTTGCAAAAAAGAGGTACAAAAGCAATACTTTCTACCGGAACAATAGGCAATAATGTTACTAAAGCTTTAAATTCTATTTCTAATAATAACTTTTCACATTATCATTTTCCGTTTATAAAACCACTTGATGAAGTAGTACTTTTAGATATTTTCAACGAGTATGAAGAAATTATTACCATTGAAGATGGAACTATTATTGGAGGTTTTGGTTCACTTGTTGCTAATTTTTATGAACAGAAAGGTTTGGTTATTAAAATTAGTAAACTAGGTATTCCAGATTTTTTCATAGAGCAAGCTACAGTAAATGAACAACAACAAATTGCAGGAATAGACGTTATTACTTTACAAAAGTTTTTTTCTGAATAG
- a CDS encoding DMT family transporter, protein MENKNTKWLLLFFLGSVWGSSFILMQLGLKGVNSIQLGALRILFAGIFLITIGFKQLTKIPSYKWKYIALTALCGTFVPAFLFAIALKHIDGSVSSILNSLTPLNTLIIGLLFFSIQVERRQIIGVIMGFLGCLLLVYFGNNDNTTENYLYAILIFIASIMYGLNVNFIKKYLSDLKPLTISVGNFTIMLIPAFLILFFSGFFDIVSEEKTQHALLFITILGIVGTGFSNILFFKLIQLSSPIFASSVTYIIPVVAFILGFSFMNETLNIFQVFGALVVLLGVYFSSRKSS, encoded by the coding sequence ATGGAAAATAAAAACACAAAGTGGTTGCTCTTGTTTTTTCTGGGTTCTGTTTGGGGAAGCTCTTTTATCTTAATGCAGTTAGGGTTAAAAGGAGTTAATTCAATTCAACTAGGAGCTTTAAGAATTCTTTTTGCAGGAATCTTTTTAATAACAATCGGATTTAAGCAGCTTACCAAAATTCCTTCTTATAAATGGAAATATATTGCATTAACGGCTTTGTGTGGCACTTTTGTTCCTGCATTTCTATTTGCTATTGCTTTAAAACATATTGATGGCTCGGTGAGTTCAATATTAAATTCATTAACTCCTTTAAATACGCTTATAATTGGATTGTTGTTTTTTAGTATACAAGTAGAAAGAAGACAAATTATAGGTGTAATTATGGGCTTTTTAGGTTGTTTACTATTAGTTTACTTTGGTAATAACGACAATACAACCGAAAATTATTTATATGCAATTCTAATTTTTATTGCTTCAATAATGTATGGTCTAAATGTTAATTTTATAAAGAAGTATCTATCTGATTTAAAGCCTTTAACCATTAGCGTTGGGAACTTTACAATTATGTTAATTCCGGCATTTTTAATTTTGTTCTTTTCAGGTTTTTTTGATATTGTTTCTGAAGAAAAAACACAACACGCATTATTATTTATTACGATTTTAGGAATCGTAGGAACGGGATTTTCAAATATTTTATTCTTTAAATTAATCCAGCTTTCTTCACCTATTTTTGCCTCATCGGTAACTTATATAATTCCTGTTGTGGCCTTTATTTTAGGATTTAGTTTTATGAATGAAACACTTAATATATTTCAAGTTTTTGGAGCTTTAGTAGTCTTACTTGGAGTTTATTTTTCAAGTAGAAAATCTTCGTAA
- a CDS encoding DUF3078 domain-containing protein, giving the protein MKNTFFAFFVAFAFVLNATGQVVNTKKIDTVTYWKSTNKIGLAISQITFVNWNAGGNNSISGILRGNFIREYSKKNVNWKNELISKYGINKQEGQELRKTDDQVQFNSTFGYRTDTISNWFYAGKFTFSSQFTNGYNYPNTDEPISKPFAPAYIFLGIGAEYIRKDLNFNLYLSPLTQKTTLVLDRKLADQGAFGVDGAVYDEVTGELISHGKLSRTEIGILVTNQWEKEVYKNINLEHRLSLYTDYINNFGNIDVDWQLLLEMTVNDYVKANLGTHLVYDDDIKAKEEVDGEQVTVGPKVQLKQILGVGLTYTF; this is encoded by the coding sequence ATGAAAAACACATTTTTTGCCTTTTTTGTAGCATTTGCTTTTGTTTTAAATGCAACGGGACAAGTTGTTAATACAAAAAAAATTGATACTGTAACGTATTGGAAAAGTACAAATAAAATTGGTTTAGCAATTTCTCAAATTACTTTTGTTAATTGGAATGCTGGAGGAAACAATTCAATTTCTGGAATTTTAAGAGGAAATTTTATTAGAGAATATTCTAAAAAGAATGTGAATTGGAAAAATGAATTAATCAGTAAATACGGAATCAATAAGCAAGAAGGTCAAGAGTTGCGTAAAACAGATGACCAAGTTCAGTTTAACTCCACTTTTGGATATAGAACGGATACAATTTCAAACTGGTTTTATGCAGGTAAATTTACTTTTAGTTCTCAGTTTACTAATGGTTATAACTATCCAAATACTGATGAGCCTATTTCAAAACCTTTTGCTCCAGCTTATATATTTTTAGGTATTGGTGCCGAATATATTAGAAAAGATTTAAATTTTAACCTTTATCTGTCGCCTTTAACTCAAAAGACAACTTTAGTTTTAGATAGAAAATTAGCAGATCAAGGTGCTTTTGGAGTTGATGGTGCTGTTTATGATGAGGTTACTGGAGAATTAATTTCTCATGGTAAATTATCGAGAACTGAAATAGGTATTTTGGTAACGAATCAATGGGAAAAAGAAGTGTATAAAAACATTAATTTAGAACATCGTTTGAGTTTATATACGGATTACATTAATAATTTCGGAAATATAGATGTCGATTGGCAATTGTTACTTGAAATGACCGTAAATGATTATGTTAAAGCAAATTTGGGAACGCATTTAGTTTACGATGATGATATTAAAGCAAAAGAAGAAGTAGATGGAGAACAAGTAACTGTGGGACCTAAAGTTCAGTTAAAACAAATATTAGGCGTAGGTTTAACCTATACTTTTTAG
- a CDS encoding heavy-metal-associated domain-containing protein, whose translation MNKLNKILSLIILSSLTLTSCKKEDSKTNESKNSTEEVAVMDENAKMETANLSIEGMTCEIGCAKTIEDKLAHLDGVKEAKVDFEGKLATVSFDANKQNLESLKNTVEAVAGGDTYTVTDSKIITK comes from the coding sequence ATGAATAAGTTAAATAAAATATTAAGTCTTATCATTTTATCTTCGTTAACATTAACTTCTTGCAAAAAGGAAGACAGCAAAACTAACGAAAGCAAAAACTCTACTGAAGAAGTAGCAGTTATGGATGAAAATGCAAAAATGGAAACAGCAAATTTATCAATTGAAGGTATGACATGTGAAATAGGATGTGCTAAAACAATTGAAGATAAATTAGCGCACTTAGATGGTGTAAAAGAAGCAAAAGTAGATTTTGAAGGTAAATTAGCCACTGTTTCATTTGATGCAAACAAACAAAATTTAGAATCTCTTAAAAACACAGTAGAAGCTGTTGCTGGAGGCGACACCTACACTGTTACTGATTCGAAAATTATTACAAAATAA